The Mesotoga infera genome contains the following window.
AACAGGTAAGCCTGTGCCGATACCATAGATTGCAGGGATTAGTAGCCTGGACTGTTCATTGGCGGCCAGTGGAATTACACTTCCAAAGAACAATGCAGCCGATACAGGGCAGAAGGTAAGGGCGAACAGAGAGCCGAGGATCAGGGCACCGAGCAGGCCTTTGCTCTTGATCTTTTCTTGTGATTTTGTATCCAGATTTCTTCCCTTGTTTCTGAAACTCAGCAGTTCAAGAAG
Protein-coding sequences here:
- a CDS encoding sulfite exporter TauE/SafE family protein produces the protein VIGAVLVSSLTAAPGLSRFLQKYMGKLIGPIMIIVGMFLLELLSFRNKGRNLDTKSQEKIKSKGLLGALILGSLFALTFCPVSAALFFGSVIPLAANEQSRLLIPAIYGIGTGLPVVVVSVGIAISTKMVAKMFSRIT